ACCAATCTCTTCGTATTCTCGTAGTTTCCCCCGCCATACGATTGGCCCCAAACCATTCCGCTCAACACTTTTCGAGGCGAATCGTCAATGGTCCCTGGTCAACGACCGAGCATTCGCGACCGATTGGAAAGCACCGGGAGCGGAATCCAAGCAGAAGGGCACTGCCGAGCAAGCTTCCGACCCAGCTGACCAATGACAATCGCCTGCAGACGATTCAAGTCCGCATTGAATTGCCGGCTGCGACAGGCGTTCCGCTCCTAGCCCAGAAACTAGTTACCGGGTGCGACCAACGCCTAATCATGAGTGGATCTTGCCAGCGATGCGAGGATCAGCAATCGCCTGGAAAAAGAGGCGGTAATACCAGACTCCGACCTTCAAACGGTCTCTCGATATTTCACCGAACTGAGAACCTCAAAAAGCGACTGAAAGTCGTCTTCTGGAATCGTGTTATTTGCAAGAGGAACCTCGGGAACAACCCAACCGTCGTTTGACACTAGCGGATTCCGCTTGAGTGCACGAATGAAACGTATCAGATCAATGAACGCCGACCGCCCCAAAAAACCCTCGTCAGAGGGTTGATTCAACAAACTACCTCGCCATTGATACCGTATAGTCTGAAGATTCATCTCTGACCACATTCGATTTCCAGAGTCCTCAAACGGGCCGATTACGAATCGCATGGCATTGGGCCCGACAAAGGTTGGCGGGAAGAACTGGCCTCGATTGCGATCGACAAGAAAGTCACGAGCATTGGCGGGAAGTTCAAATCCTTCGACCAGCACGTATTGTTTTTTGACCGGATCACCACACCCAGTGAAAGGACCAATATGGTCTGTTTCGAACTGTTCGGGATACGAAGAATCCGGCGAGACGAACTGTGCCAGCAGGTCGTCAAAACGTCGAATCACGGCGATATGCGCGCCCCTGTAATCGTTCGGTATGTTGCGCACATCGAGCGTTCGAGCGAGGGCCACATCCCGTTTAAACTGCGAAAATGGACTAACAACGTTGCGAGCAACCGTGTGAAAAAATACAAACTTGCCGAATTGACTCCAAATTCTCTCAGCTGCGACAGACAAACGGTTCGAAATCGGGACTGGCTCCCCATAAAGGAGACGCCAGGAAAAGCGTCTCGAATATGACTCGAACATAGGGCTCATCACATCTGCGCGTGAAAAGACCTCGACTTCACCGACGATTGGACAGTAAGAGAGAACCATCCCACATTTGAATTCGACTATCGATTTCGCGAGTTCGCTCATTGCGCTGAATGTGGTGTTGTCGCGAACAACAATTGCCAAATCAACATCACTAATCCCCGCAACATGCTCGTTTCGAGCATACGAACCTTTCAGCATCACAGACTCGACAACAGAAAACCTGCGGACCATCGCAAGAAATCTATTGAGTACGACCGAGTAAAAGACACGATAGCTGTGAGAGAACAGCGGAAACTGACATGTACTTTGTACGAATTGCTGGAGCATATGTCGTCGCCAGGTTTACCACTAAGCTTTGCCACAGAAACGCGATTCCAACACGATTTGAACGGATACTTCGGCAATTCGAAGTTTTACCACCGGTCAATATATTACGCCATTTCCAGAAGAATTCCAGAAACATCGCCAATAGGTAAAGAAATTCAACCATTGAACCAGTGCTTAAATTCTTAAACCCGTTGATCGATATCTATCGGCGTTACGCAATTTTTTAATGCGAACAGAGTTCGATCGGCAGAAAATTGCATTAGCCATCACAGTTCAATACATCACAGTTCAATACATCACAGGCGGCAAGTTGGTTATCGAGCAAAGGTAAGGTTAGGTCTCACCGATTTCTATTAATTAACAGACTGCAATTCGGCCAGAATTACGCGGCCGAACCCGACTTACTTTTCGTTCCCGCCATCATCTCTCATCGCATTTTTTTTGAAGATAGCCCTTACCTCATGTTACAGTGAAGCACCAGGGTTCTCCACTACCTCAACCTTGCCAAGTCGACTTATCATGGATCGCTCATTACGAATTCCTTCGCCGCCTCGC
The sequence above is drawn from the Pirellulaceae bacterium genome and encodes:
- a CDS encoding nucleotidyltransferase domain-containing protein, with amino-acid sequence MVRRFSVVESVMLKGSYARNEHVAGISDVDLAIVVRDNTTFSAMSELAKSIVEFKCGMVLSYCPIVGEVEVFSRADVMSPMFESYSRRFSWRLLYGEPVPISNRLSVAAERIWSQFGKFVFFHTVARNVVSPFSQFKRDVALARTLDVRNIPNDYRGAHIAVIRRFDDLLAQFVSPDSSYPEQFETDHIGPFTGCGDPVKKQYVLVEGFELPANARDFLVDRNRGQFFPPTFVGPNAMRFVIGPFEDSGNRMWSEMNLQTIRYQWRGSLLNQPSDEGFLGRSAFIDLIRFIRALKRNPLVSNDGWVVPEVPLANNTIPEDDFQSLFEVLSSVKYRETV